In one window of Ruminococcus albus AD2013 DNA:
- a CDS encoding dockerin type I domain-containing protein, with the protein MRCKKILAAAVSVVMAAGQFSVGAFAENPSESSSAALSADGDTTGEQDGTTSNDESKSYDIGDVNGNGKIDINDVVKTAAHIKARKLLSEKGMKAADINADGKINITDLTLLAAHIKGKKNISAYTDLPVVKNPREKQTNFKLIEFNVDKNTKTVSWNAAADMTNYNVQFTNGDKTKEINTRSTGTNIPYDMFKDGKLTVTITPSRLVWTEDGERTYDHGDTTGYLLKIKPEMIHGTITVTDEKGKAKIDWQAADFASGYHVYDITNTASDGKPKLIADTDTDQLITDFPAGGTVKLLIVPFNSVGEAEGVNAELTSGTVTEPDPVADLAAPTFGGYYYVSDTKSATLSWNGVSGAEGYEASIQINGKWVAYTTTAKSYKFTNLASCTGFKTRVRAYKTVNGQKAYGKYSTTVTVVTDGYVKCTTATPIYASASTSSAKLGNLYVGDTIMQTDLPANGWTKVFLPNSNGTQTGYVPTNCLNGTSTTDPVADLAAPTFNGYFYNSDTTTATLMWNGVSGAEGYEASIQINGKWVAYNTTAKSYKFTSLASCTGFKTRVRAYKTVNGQKAYGKYSTTVTVITDGYVKCTTATPIYASASTSSAKLGNLYVGDTIMQTDLPANGWTKVFLPNSNGTQIGYVPTNCLNGTSTTDRVADLAAPTFNGYFYNSDTTTATLMWNGVSGAEGYEASIQINGKWVSYTTTAKSYKFTDLASCTGFKTRVRAYKTVNGQKAYGKYSTTVTVVTDGYVKCTTATPIYASASTSSTKLGNLYVGDTIMQTDLPANGWTKVFLPKSNGTQIGYVPTNCLNGTSTTDPVADLAAPTFNGYFYNSDTTTATLIWNGVSGAEGYEASIQINGKWVAYNTTAKSYKFTDLASCTGFKTRVRAYKTVNGQKAYGKYSTTVTVVTDGYVKCTTATPIYASASTSSAKLGNLYAGDTIMQTDLPANGWTKVFLPNSNGTQIGYVPTNCLNGTSTTDPVADLAAPTFNGYFYNSDTTTATLMWNGVSGAEGYEASIQINGKWVAYTTTAKSYKFTDLASCTGFKTRVRAYKTVNGQKAYGKYSTTVTVVTDGYVKCTTATPIYASESTSSTKLGNLYAGDTIMQTDLPVNGWTKVFLPNSNGTQIGYVPTNCLNGSANSKSYVNHDLSVINQDGYLGGNPAVLGCEETALASVLNYQFGINVSKNTLIDYYMPEQAFSNGTINVDPNYCFWGSPYHMEGSVGYGCYAPLIAQSANQYLKALGVRDNYNIALNTDYYTGNNVNKLKFDPTNLDLGDTKVSGGLDLNGLKKELDKGNNPIIWYSEIEPYAVCTQTLTAGQKYTNPGSGTYNFTWYGRQHTVVLMGYDDTNKCFIIGNVENFDRTSFYGKTQTISYDEFMNSYNTLGRQTVVISKK; encoded by the coding sequence CTCACATTAAGGGCAAGAAGAACATATCAGCATACACTGATCTGCCTGTGGTAAAGAATCCCCGCGAGAAGCAGACAAATTTCAAACTTATCGAATTCAACGTCGATAAGAATACAAAGACAGTATCCTGGAACGCTGCCGCCGACATGACAAACTACAATGTTCAGTTCACCAACGGCGACAAGACCAAGGAGATCAATACACGCAGCACCGGTACAAACATACCTTACGATATGTTCAAAGACGGAAAGCTGACCGTGACCATCACTCCATCAAGACTTGTGTGGACCGAGGACGGCGAACGTACATATGATCATGGCGATACCACAGGCTATCTGCTGAAGATAAAGCCCGAGATGATACACGGCACCATAACCGTTACAGATGAAAAGGGCAAGGCTAAGATAGACTGGCAGGCTGCTGATTTCGCATCAGGCTACCACGTATACGATATAACCAACACTGCAAGCGATGGAAAGCCCAAGCTTATAGCCGATACCGATACAGATCAGCTTATCACCGACTTCCCTGCCGGCGGCACTGTAAAGCTGCTGATCGTTCCATTCAACTCCGTTGGCGAAGCAGAAGGTGTTAACGCAGAACTGACAAGCGGCACTGTAACCGAGCCCGATCCTGTTGCAGATCTGGCTGCACCTACCTTTGGCGGCTACTACTATGTCAGCGATACCAAAAGCGCTACACTCAGCTGGAACGGTGTTTCGGGCGCTGAGGGTTATGAAGCATCTATACAGATAAACGGCAAGTGGGTTGCTTATACTACTACCGCTAAGAGCTACAAGTTCACAAACCTTGCTTCCTGCACAGGTTTTAAGACAAGAGTCCGTGCATATAAGACTGTCAATGGTCAGAAAGCTTACGGCAAATATTCCACCACTGTTACCGTAGTCACCGACGGTTATGTTAAGTGTACCACCGCTACACCGATCTATGCTAGCGCAAGCACAAGCAGTGCAAAGCTTGGCAATCTCTACGTCGGCGATACCATCATGCAGACAGACCTCCCCGCTAACGGCTGGACTAAGGTCTTCCTGCCCAACTCCAACGGCACTCAGACAGGCTATGTTCCCACTAACTGCCTTAATGGAACTTCCACCACCGACCCCGTTGCAGACCTTGCCGCTCCTACATTCAACGGCTATTTCTACAACAGTGATACAACCACCGCTACCCTCATGTGGAACGGCGTTTCGGGTGCCGAAGGTTATGAAGCATCTATACAGATAAACGGCAAGTGGGTAGCTTATAATACTACTGCTAAAAGCTACAAGTTCACAAGCCTTGCTTCCTGCACAGGTTTTAAGACAAGAGTTCGTGCATATAAGACTGTCAATGGTCAGAAAGCTTACGGCAAGTATTCAACAACTGTAACTGTAATAACAGACGGTTATGTTAAGTGTACCACCGCTACACCCATCTATGCTAGCGCAAGCACAAGCAGTGCAAAGCTTGGAAATCTGTACGTCGGCGATACCATCATGCAGACAGATCTCCCCGCTAACGGCTGGACTAAGGTCTTCCTGCCTAACTCCAACGGCACACAGATAGGCTATGTTCCCACTAACTGCCTTAACGGAACTTCCACCACCGACCGCGTTGCAGACCTTGCCGCTCCTACATTCAACGGCTATTTCTACAACAGCGACACAACCACCGCTACACTCATGTGGAACGGCGTTTCGGGTGCTGAGGGTTATGAAGCATCTATACAGATAAACGGCAAGTGGGTTTCCTATACTACTACTGCTAAGAGCTACAAGTTCACTGACCTTGCTTCCTGCACAGGTTTCAAGACAAGAGTTCGTGCATATAAGACTGTCAATGGTCAGAAAGCTTACGGTAAATATTCCACCACTGTTACCGTAGTCACCGACGGTTATGTTAAGTGTACCACCGCTACACCCATCTATGCAAGCGCAAGCACAAGCAGTACAAAGCTTGGCAATCTGTATGTCGGCGATACCATCATGCAGACAGATCTTCCCGCTAACGGCTGGACTAAGGTCTTCCTGCCTAAATCCAACGGCACACAGATAGGCTATGTTCCCACTAACTGCCTTAACGGAACTTCCACCACCGACCCCGTTGCAGACCTTGCCGCTCCTACATTCAACGGCTATTTCTACAACAGCGACACAACCACCGCAACTCTCATTTGGAACGGCGTTTCGGGTGCTGAGGGCTATGAAGCATCTATACAGATAAACGGCAAGTGGGTTGCTTACAATACTACTGCTAAAAGCTACAAGTTCACTGACCTTGCTTCCTGCACAGGTTTTAAGACAAGAGTCCGTGCATATAAGACTGTCAATGGTCAGAAAGCTTACGGCAAATATTCCACCACTGTTACCGTAGTCACCGACGGTTATGTTAAGTGTACCACCGCTACACCGATCTATGCTAGCGCAAGCACAAGCAGTGCAAAGCTTGGAAATCTGTACGCAGGCGATACCATCATGCAGACAGACCTCCCCGCTAACGGTTGGACTAAGGTCTTCCTGCCCAACTCCAACGGCACTCAGATAGGCTATGTTCCGACTAACTGCCTTAACGGAACTTCCACCACCGACCCCGTTGCGGACCTTGCCGCGCCTACATTCAACGGCTATTTCTACAACAGCGATACCACAACCGCAACTCTCATGTGGAACGGTGTTTCAGGTGCTGAAGGTTATGAAGCATCTATACAGATAAACGGCAAGTGGGTTGCTTATACTACTACCGCTAAGAGCTACAAGTTCACTGACCTTGCTTCCTGCACAGGTTTCAAGACAAGAGTCCGTGCATATAAGACTGTCAACGGTCAGAAAGCTTACGGCAAATATTCCACCACTGTTACCGTAGTCACAGACGGTTATGTTAAGTGTACCACCGCTACACCAATTTATGCAAGCGAAAGCACAAGCAGTACAAAGCTTGGCAATCTGTACGCAGGCGATACCATCATGCAGACAGATCTCCCCGTTAACGGCTGGACTAAGGTCTTCCTGCCCAACTCCAACGGCACTCAGATAGGCTATGTTCCGACTAACTGCCTTAATGGTTCTGCTAACAGCAAGAGCTATGTTAACCACGACTTGTCAGTTATAAACCAGGACGGATATCTCGGCGGAAATCCCGCTGTGCTGGGCTGTGAAGAGACCGCCCTTGCATCGGTGCTGAACTACCAGTTCGGCATAAATGTCAGTAAAAACACTCTGATAGACTACTATATGCCCGAACAGGCATTCTCAAACGGAACTATCAACGTTGACCCCAACTACTGCTTCTGGGGCTCTCCTTATCACATGGAAGGCAGTGTGGGCTACGGCTGCTACGCTCCCCTGATAGCACAGTCAGCTAACCAGTATCTCAAAGCTCTCGGTGTACGCGACAACTACAATATCGCCCTGAATACCGATTATTATACAGGCAACAATGTCAATAAGCTGAAATTCGACCCCACTAATCTTGACCTTGGCGATACCAAAGTCAGCGGCGGACTTGACCTCAACGGTCTGAAAAAAGAGCTGGACAAAGGCAACAATCCCATAATCTGGTACTCCGAGATAGAGCCATATGCCGTATGCACCCAGACCCTTACCGCAGGTCAGAAATATACCAATCCCGGTTCGGGCACATATAACTTCACATGGTACGGCAGACAGCACACTGTTGTACTGATGGGCTACGATGATACCAATAAATGCTTTATCATCGGCAATGTTGAAAACTTCGACAGAACAAGCTTCTACGGCAAAACACAGACTATTTCATATGATGAATTCATGAATTCATACAACACCCTCGGCAGACAGACCGTAGTTATTTCAAAAAAATAA
- a CDS encoding sensor histidine kinase yields MLICFTGFIHGGSAIGEVAAMLPALSVSALAQLMPGRKLTAVLLAVCAALCGVLPPMICMLPLLLYDALWEGKWQLMLCGLTYFMGNPDASQLALSAAGCAVTVMIYLRVSKLEETVDTLRNLRDEVTEKNMQLKSTNEAIARAQDSEIHIATLKERNRIAREIHDNVGHMLTRSLLQAGALMIINKDEQLKEPLESLKTTLDNAMTSIRQSVHDLHDDSIDLRRGIEEAISAVDGRFTVKLDYDMSEKAAGNVKLCILGIIKESLSNAVKHSNGDKISVSVQEHPAFYRLAVEDNGSCSEIAQTGIGLENMRERAASIGGTINYTASEKGFRVFMSVPK; encoded by the coding sequence TTGCTAATATGTTTCACGGGTTTCATACACGGCGGCTCTGCGATCGGAGAGGTGGCGGCTATGCTGCCTGCGCTCAGCGTTTCGGCGCTTGCACAGCTAATGCCCGGACGTAAGCTGACTGCCGTTCTGCTTGCTGTTTGTGCCGCTCTTTGCGGAGTGCTTCCTCCTATGATATGTATGCTTCCGCTGCTGCTTTATGACGCTCTATGGGAGGGAAAATGGCAGCTGATGCTTTGCGGGCTGACTTATTTCATGGGTAATCCCGATGCTTCACAGCTGGCGCTGTCGGCGGCAGGGTGCGCTGTTACGGTGATGATATATCTGCGTGTATCTAAGCTTGAAGAAACGGTGGATACTCTGAGAAATCTCAGAGACGAAGTAACCGAGAAAAATATGCAGCTTAAAAGCACTAATGAAGCCATCGCCCGCGCCCAGGACAGCGAGATACATATAGCCACCCTGAAAGAGAGAAACCGCATAGCCCGTGAGATACACGACAACGTGGGGCATATGCTGACAAGGTCGCTTTTGCAGGCGGGGGCACTGATGATAATAAACAAGGATGAACAGCTGAAAGAACCTCTTGAAAGCCTGAAGACTACTCTCGACAACGCTATGACAAGTATTCGGCAGAGCGTTCATGACCTGCATGATGATTCCATAGACCTTCGGAGAGGCATCGAGGAAGCGATATCTGCGGTGGACGGCAGGTTCACGGTGAAGCTTGACTATGATATGTCGGAAAAAGCCGCGGGAAATGTCAAGCTGTGTATATTAGGTATTATAAAGGAAAGCCTTTCCAATGCGGTGAAACATTCTAATGGTGATAAGATAAGTGTATCCGTTCAGGAACATCCTGCATTCTACCGCCTTGCCGTTGAGGACAACGGAAGCTGTTCGGAGATAGCCCAGACAGGCATAGGTCTTGAAAATATGCGTGAACGTGCGGCAAGTATCGGCGGGACGATAAACTATACAGCCTCGGAAAAAGGCTTCAGAGTATTCATGTCCGTACCGAAATAG
- a CDS encoding DUF378 domain-containing protein has protein sequence MLDRIALALLIVGGINWGLLGIFEFDLVAFIFGGQAAFLSRVVYTLVAISAIWCISLFFKDRELLPDVA, from the coding sequence ATGCTGGACAGGATAGCTCTTGCGCTGCTCATAGTAGGCGGCATAAACTGGGGTCTGCTGGGTATATTTGAATTTGACCTGGTGGCTTTCATCTTTGGCGGACAGGCTGCATTTTTATCGAGAGTAGTTTACACACTGGTGGCTATATCCGCGATATGGTGCATCTCGCTGTTCTTCAAGGACAGAGAACTGCTCCCCGACGTCGCTTAG
- a CDS encoding response regulator, whose protein sequence is MRIIVTDDDKLVALSLKTILESTGRITVEAMASGGEEAIRLYDELSPDVMLMDIRMEGMTGLEAGEKILAAHPDAKLLYLTTFNDDEYIVKALSMGAKGYMLKQDFEGIAAALEAVAGGQSVFGEKIVSRLPELMSRKEEFDFAAHGISDKEREIMEAVASGLSNKEIAAELFLSEGTVRNYISNLLDKLQLRDRTQLAVYYYTEVKK, encoded by the coding sequence ATGAGGATCATAGTCACCGATGACGACAAGCTTGTGGCTTTGTCGCTGAAAACCATACTTGAAAGCACAGGGCGCATAACCGTTGAAGCTATGGCTTCCGGGGGCGAAGAAGCTATACGCCTGTACGACGAGCTTTCTCCAGATGTAATGCTTATGGATATCCGCATGGAGGGCATGACGGGGCTCGAAGCAGGCGAGAAGATACTCGCAGCCCACCCCGATGCAAAACTTCTCTATCTGACGACTTTCAACGATGATGAATACATCGTCAAAGCCCTCAGCATGGGCGCAAAGGGGTATATGCTCAAACAGGATTTCGAGGGCATTGCCGCCGCGCTTGAAGCTGTTGCAGGCGGACAGAGCGTTTTCGGTGAAAAGATAGTAAGCCGACTGCCCGAGCTTATGTCCCGCAAGGAAGAATTTGATTTTGCCGCCCACGGCATCAGCGATAAGGAGCGGGAGATAATGGAAGCTGTTGCTTCGGGGCTCAGCAACAAAGAGATAGCCGCAGAGCTTTTCCTCAGCGAGGGCACAGTGCGCAATTATATAAGCAACCTGCTGGACAAACTGCAACTCCGCGACCGCACACAGCTGGCGGTATACTATTATACAGAGGTGAAAAAATGA
- a CDS encoding arsenate reductase family protein produces the protein MNIQIFGKAKSFDTKKAERYFKERGIKFQSIDLVSKGMSKGEFDSVLKAVGDIEKLIDPKAKGETADLLKYLGSIEEKREKLLEEPALIAAPVVRNGRQATVGYCPDVWKNWE, from the coding sequence ATGAACATACAAATATTCGGCAAAGCGAAAAGCTTTGATACCAAAAAAGCAGAGCGCTATTTCAAGGAGCGCGGTATAAAATTCCAGTCCATCGACCTTGTAAGCAAGGGAATGAGCAAGGGAGAATTCGATTCGGTGCTGAAAGCGGTGGGCGATATTGAAAAGCTCATTGATCCCAAAGCCAAGGGCGAAACAGCAGACCTGCTGAAATATCTCGGCAGTATTGAGGAAAAGCGTGAAAAGCTCCTCGAAGAACCTGCGCTGATAGCCGCACCCGTTGTCCGCAACGGAAGACAGGCCACCGTCGGCTATTGCCCCGATGTCTGGAAAAACTGGGAATAA
- a CDS encoding TIGR03905 family TSCPD domain-containing protein — translation MATYDYTPHGVCARKITFDIVDGKLHDVGFVGGCNGNLKAIGLLLEGKDPKEAISLLKGNDCSGRGTSCADQLAIAVEKALAENP, via the coding sequence ATGGCTACATATGATTATACACCACACGGTGTATGTGCCAGAAAAATAACCTTTGATATCGTTGACGGCAAGCTGCACGATGTCGGTTTTGTAGGCGGATGTAACGGCAATCTGAAAGCCATAGGCTTACTGCTGGAGGGCAAAGACCCGAAGGAAGCTATCAGCCTGTTGAAAGGCAATGATTGCAGCGGAAGAGGTACTTCCTGCGCTGACCAGCTTGCCATAGCAGTAGAAAAAGCTCTGGCAGAAAACCCCTGA
- a CDS encoding aminotransferase: protein MKLTEMSREQLLEFKNKVQEEYDGYKAQGLALNMARGKPAAEQLDLTEGLLTCVSKSSDCFDDNGVDCRNYGGLDGIPAAKKLFAPMLGVSEKELIVFGNSSLNIMYDTIAKYLLFGVDEESKPWRDQGKIKWLCPVPGYDRHFLICQKFGIEMINIPTDENGPDMDMIEKLVAEDDSIKGIWCVPMYANPTGVTYSDEVVKRFANMKTKASDFRIFWDNAYCVHHLTDTPDKLLNILDECKAAGNPERVVMFASTSKISYAGAGVAIMGASEANIKYILSLMTVQTIGHDKINQLRHVKFFGDFEGLKEHMKKHKALIAPRFEVVLDTLDKELGDLGVAEWTKPNGGYFVSFNAMNGTAKRIVTLCKEAGVVLTGAGATFPYGKDPEDKNIRVAPTYPPVEELKIAAKLFTVCVKLASAEKLLAE from the coding sequence ATGAAGTTAACAGAGATGTCCCGTGAACAGCTTCTGGAGTTCAAAAATAAGGTGCAGGAGGAATATGACGGCTATAAGGCTCAGGGTCTTGCACTGAATATGGCAAGAGGTAAGCCCGCAGCTGAACAGCTCGACCTGACAGAAGGTCTGCTGACCTGCGTTTCAAAGAGCAGCGACTGCTTTGATGATAACGGCGTTGATTGCAGGAACTACGGCGGTCTTGACGGTATCCCTGCTGCAAAGAAGCTCTTTGCGCCTATGCTGGGCGTAAGTGAGAAGGAGCTTATCGTATTCGGTAACTCCAGCCTTAATATAATGTATGATACTATCGCTAAGTATCTCCTCTTCGGTGTTGACGAGGAATCCAAGCCCTGGAGAGATCAGGGTAAGATCAAGTGGCTCTGCCCTGTTCCCGGTTATGACAGACATTTCCTTATCTGCCAGAAGTTCGGTATCGAAATGATCAATATCCCTACCGATGAGAATGGTCCCGATATGGATATGATTGAAAAGCTGGTTGCAGAGGACGACAGCATCAAGGGTATCTGGTGCGTACCTATGTACGCTAACCCCACAGGTGTTACTTACAGCGATGAGGTCGTAAAGAGATTTGCTAATATGAAGACAAAGGCTTCTGACTTCCGCATCTTCTGGGATAACGCTTACTGCGTACATCACCTGACAGATACTCCCGATAAGCTGCTGAACATTCTTGATGAGTGCAAGGCTGCAGGCAACCCCGAGAGAGTTGTTATGTTCGCATCTACTTCCAAGATCAGCTATGCGGGTGCAGGCGTTGCTATCATGGGCGCAAGCGAAGCTAATATAAAGTATATCCTCTCGCTGATGACTGTTCAGACCATCGGTCACGACAAGATCAATCAGCTGAGACACGTTAAGTTCTTTGGTGATTTTGAGGGACTTAAAGAGCATATGAAGAAGCACAAGGCGCTTATCGCTCCCCGTTTTGAGGTGGTACTGGATACCCTCGATAAGGAACTGGGCGATCTGGGCGTTGCTGAATGGACTAAGCCCAACGGCGGATATTTCGTAAGCTTCAACGCTATGAACGGCACCGCAAAGCGCATAGTTACTCTCTGCAAGGAAGCAGGCGTTGTACTGACAGGTGCAGGTGCTACTTTCCCCTACGGCAAGGATCCTGAGGATAAGAATATCCGTGTTGCTCCCACATATCCCCCTGTTGAGGAACTGAAAATAGCTGCAAAGCTCTTCACTGTATGTGTAAAGCTTGCAAGTGCTGAAAAGCTGCTGGCTGAGTAA
- a CDS encoding TerD family protein — MSLLVPMITRGALGRNDLLNNYGTTNFVQPPINDLTGLMNRGAMMGGMPGMGMCGMSGMGAMGGGIVNPSSVGGFVTGAAVGAVAMSAMQNGGMNRNMNQPQNGYQNNGYNNQPQNGYQNNGYNNQPQNGYQNNSYNNQPQNGYQNNGYNNQPQNGYQNNGYNNQPQNGYQNNGYNNQPQNGYQNNGYNNQPQNGYQNNSYNNQPQNGYQNNGYNNQPQNGYQNNGYNNQPQNGYQNNGYNNQPQNGYQNNGYNNQPQNGYQNNGYNNQPSGDPLDAIFAQPQQPVRNQPQPPQQNQQQSAWEPVRNTPRAGQTNFGVQQPVNTANASYASNPANNRPNVKRNRVEPTGDRLAKGQKYSIKDRDGRPAEQLKICLGWDVKDGRVELDASAFMLCDNGKVPGDEWFIFYGQPDSPDNGLHYKIFKDDPNSPDDAAIIMDLTRVDARVTKIALAVTIYEAAAHSLNFGMVQNLYARILDSRTNREIASFKMDDCYSSVTAMVLGELYRYKGEWKFNAVGAGKNLDLAAFCGMYGVALE; from the coding sequence ATGAGTCTTTTAGTTCCTATGATAACCAGAGGCGCTTTAGGCAGAAACGACCTCTTGAACAATTACGGCACTACAAACTTTGTACAGCCGCCGATAAACGACCTGACAGGTCTGATGAACCGAGGTGCCATGATGGGCGGTATGCCCGGAATGGGTATGTGCGGAATGTCAGGCATGGGTGCTATGGGCGGTGGTATCGTCAACCCAAGCTCTGTCGGAGGATTTGTCACAGGTGCAGCTGTTGGTGCGGTTGCCATGAGTGCTATGCAGAACGGCGGTATGAACAGAAATATGAATCAGCCACAGAATGGTTACCAGAACAACGGCTATAACAATCAGCCCCAGAATGGTTACCAGAATAACGGCTACAACAATCAGCCGCAGAACGGCTATCAGAACAACAGCTATAATAATCAGCCCCAGAATGGTTACCAGAACAACGGTTATAACAATCAGCCCCAGAACGGCTACCAGAACAACGGTTATAACAATCAGCCCCAGAATGGTTACCAGAACAACGGCTATAACAATCAGCCCCAGAATGGTTATCAGAACAACGGCTATAACAATCAGCCCCAGAATGGTTACCAGAACAACAGCTATAATAATCAGCCCCAGAACGGTTACCAGAACAACGGCTACAACAATCAGCCCCAGAATGGTTACCAGAACAACGGCTATAACAATCAGCCCCAGAATGGTTATCAGAACAATGGCTATAATAATCAGCCCCAGAATGGCTACCAGAACAATGGCTACAACAATCAGCCCCAGAACGGCTACCAGAATAACGGCTATAATAATCAGCCATCGGGAGATCCTCTTGATGCGATATTTGCACAGCCGCAACAGCCTGTACGCAATCAGCCCCAGCCACCTCAGCAGAATCAGCAGCAGAGCGCATGGGAACCTGTGCGGAACACCCCAAGGGCAGGGCAGACCAACTTCGGAGTACAGCAGCCTGTTAATACTGCCAATGCAAGCTACGCTTCAAACCCTGCCAACAACCGTCCCAACGTCAAGCGCAACCGCGTTGAACCTACAGGGGACAGGCTTGCCAAAGGACAGAAATACTCCATCAAAGACAGAGACGGCAGACCTGCCGAACAGCTTAAAATATGCCTTGGCTGGGATGTCAAGGACGGCAGGGTCGAACTTGACGCTTCGGCTTTCATGCTGTGCGATAACGGTAAAGTTCCCGGGGACGAGTGGTTCATCTTTTACGGTCAGCCCGACAGTCCCGACAATGGTCTTCACTACAAGATATTCAAGGACGACCCCAATTCGCCCGATGATGCGGCTATCATCATGGATCTCACCCGCGTTGACGCAAGGGTGACTAAGATAGCGCTGGCAGTTACTATTTACGAGGCTGCGGCACATTCGCTTAATTTCGGCATGGTGCAGAACCTCTATGCACGTATACTTGACAGCCGCACCAACCGCGAGATAGCATCATTCAAAATGGACGATTGCTATTCATCAGTAACGGCGATGGTACTGGGCGAGCTTTACCGCTATAAAGGCGAATGGAAATTCAATGCGGTAGGCGCGGGTAAAAATCTTGATCTGGCGGCGTTCTGCGGAATGTACGGCGTTGCACTTGAGTAG
- a CDS encoding AIM24 family protein, whose product MVMFETVNELCLKITCRGGGDHIFTKAGAFIGGECIGPKNYTFTKVMLGPQEGFGQALLGQLTRRITGENLPLMKVEFQGDSVTYYANDQQHVVVYKLEPNETISIESENILAFSRECKYGVRFLGQGVISQKGLATSTLTGQGNDSYVAILVDGNPLVLSNIQSGATLEADPDATVCWIGADPTLRTDISWRNFIGQSSGESYMFEWPPQAPATVIIQPEERTSGVDVSMDGRASGSRPSAQRRLY is encoded by the coding sequence ATGGTAATGTTTGAAACAGTCAACGAACTTTGTTTAAAAATAACCTGCCGCGGCGGCGGTGATCATATATTCACAAAAGCAGGCGCTTTTATAGGCGGCGAATGTATCGGTCCCAAGAACTATACCTTCACAAAGGTTATGCTGGGCCCACAGGAGGGCTTCGGCCAGGCACTGCTTGGTCAGCTGACCCGTAGGATAACAGGCGAAAACCTTCCGCTGATGAAGGTTGAATTTCAGGGCGACAGTGTTACATATTACGCCAACGACCAGCAGCACGTGGTAGTATACAAGCTTGAACCCAACGAGACTATCTCTATCGAAAGCGAGAATATCCTTGCTTTCTCCCGCGAGTGCAAGTACGGTGTGCGTTTCCTCGGTCAGGGCGTTATCTCACAGAAAGGTCTTGCTACTTCCACGCTGACAGGTCAGGGCAACGATTCATACGTTGCTATACTGGTTGACGGCAACCCGCTGGTGCTCAGCAATATACAGTCGGGTGCGACCCTTGAAGCCGACCCCGATGCGACAGTATGCTGGATAGGCGCAGACCCCACTCTGAGGACAGATATCTCATGGAGAAACTTCATCGGTCAGAGTTCGGGCGAATCCTATATGTTTGAATGGCCGCCCCAGGCACCTGCGACAGTCATCATTCAGCCCGAAGAGCGTACTTCCGGCGTCGATGTATCCATGGACGGAAGGGCATCAGGCTCGCGTCCTTCTGCACAGAGAAGATTGTACTAA